One window of the Salvia miltiorrhiza cultivar Shanhuang (shh) chromosome 6, IMPLAD_Smil_shh, whole genome shotgun sequence genome contains the following:
- the LOC130988789 gene encoding F-box protein At3g58530 produces the protein MEVEKAEAVEIWNRETVPKVMKIVSVRLPQSDLINLLLVSPWINRNLISHPSLWLVLDFHEMSDAGNRLVAALSLPRYQNVKHVNLEFARDIEDKHLENLKNKCGNSVKNIETLNLNGCQKISDVGIEFITCNCLKLKGFSIYWNVRVSDLGIRNLVNNCKLMIDLNLSGCKNVTDESLKLIAENYQGLQLLNITRCVKLTDKSLEMVLVKCSSLQSLNLYALSSFTDAAYKRISLLTHLQFLDLCGAQNLSDDGLSCIAKCKNLTSLNLTWCVRITDQGVIALSEGCRSLEFLSLFGIVGVTDKSLEALSGCCSTTLTTLDVNGCIGIKRRSRDELLQLFPKLICFKVHS, from the exons ATGGAAGTGGAAAAAGCGGAAGCAGTAGAAATATGGAACCGAGAAACAGTGCCGAAAGTGATGAAGATTGTGAGTGTGAGGCTCCCTCAAAGTGACCTGATCAATCTTTTGCTCGTCAGCCCCTGGATAAATCGGAATTTGATTTCTCACCCTTCACTGTGGCTG gttCTTGATTTTCATGAGATGAGTGATGCAGGGAATCGTCTTGTAGCAGCTCTCTCACTG CCGAGATAccagaatgtgaagcatgtaaACCTTGAGTTCGCCCGTGATATTGAAGACAAGCATCTTGAAAATCTTAAAAACAAG TGTGGAAATTCTGTTAAGAATATAGAGACTCTTAATTTGAATGGCTGCCAAAAGATATCTGATGTGGGAATTGAATTTATAACCTGCAATTGCCTGAAGTTAAAGGGTTTCTCGATCTACTGGAACGTCAG GGTATCAGATCTTGGCATTAGGAACTTGGTTAATAACTGCAAACTCATGATTGATTTGAACCTGAGTGGTTGTAAG AATGTCACTGATGAAAGCTTAAAATTGATTGCCGAAAATTATCAAGGATTGCAGCTGTTGAACATAACAAG ATGCGTCAAGCTAACGGATAAGAGTTTGGAAATGGTACTGGTCAAGTGCTCCTCACTTCAGAGTTTGAATCTTTATGCACTTTCCAG TTTCACAGATGCTGCCTACAAGAGGATATCGCTCTTGACTCACCTTCAATTTTTAGATCTCTGTGGTGCTCAG AACCTGTCTGATGATGGCCTTTCTTGTATAGCTAAGTGCAAGAACCTAACTTCGCTAAATTTGACATG GTGTGTGCGCATCACTGATCAAGGAGTCATCGCTCTTTCAGAAGGCTGCAGGTCTCTTGAATTTCTGAG CCTGTTTGGAATAGTGGGAGTTACAGACAAGAGCTTGGAGGCCCTCTCAGGCTGCTGTTCAACTACACTTACAACGCTGGATGTCAATGGCTGTATTGGCATAAAG AGGCGAAGCCGTGACGAATTGCTTCAATTGTTTCCCAAGTTAATATGCTTTAAAGTCCATAGCTGA
- the LOC130988763 gene encoding carbon catabolite repressor protein 4 homolog 1-like — translation MVTVLRVHLPSDIPIVGCELTPYVLLKRADKSHISDDITEFNPIDGHFLRYKWYRIQSDKKVAVCNVHPTEQATLQCLGCLKAKLPVAKSYHCSPKCFADAWQHHRLLHERAATALNENATEEEEIFGRFNTSGSNVSLSTSQSNPNLSNASTTAVTQRNGGETWVEVGYAKMYTPTADDVGHVLKFECTVVDAETKLTVGSPSTFSTSRVIPAPSPIPRRVIPVGMDASRNLDFDGRISSAVTFSVLSYNILSDAYATNEAYNYCPTWALSWPYRRQNLLREIVGYRADIICLQEVQNDHFEEFFAPELDKHGYQAVFKMKTAEVFVGAMKTIDGCATFFRRDRFSHVKKYEVEFNKAAQSLTEALVPSAQKKNALNRLIKDNVALILVLEAKYGNQGIDNAGKRQLICVANTHINVQQELKDVKLWQVHTLLKGLEKIAVSADIPMLMCGDFNSVPGSAPHALLAMGKVDPHHPDLAIDPLGILRPASKLTHQLPLVSAYSSFARVGAGLGLEQRKKTDPATNEPLFTNCTRDFIGTHDYIFYTADSLTVESLLELLDENSLRKDTALPSAEWSSDHIALFAEFRCKPRSRRP, via the exons ATGGTGACTGTGCTTCGGGTGCACTTGCCGTCCGATATACCCATTGTTGGATGCGAATTGACTCCATATGTGCTATTGAAGCGTGCTGATAAGTCTCACATTTCTGATGATATTACTGAGTTCAACCCCATCGACGGCCATTTTTTGAGATATAAATG GTATCGCATACAAAGTGACAAAAAAGTTGCAGTTTGTAATGTTCACCCAACCGAGCAGGCTACATTACAATGCCTTGGATGTCTTAAGGCAAAACTACCTGTTGCTAAGAGTTACCATTGTTCGCCAAAGTGCTTTGCAGATGCCTGGCAGCATCATCGTCTCCTGCATGAGCGTGCTGCTACTGCTTTGAATGAAAATGCAACCGAGGAGGAGGAAATTTTTGGTCGTTTCAATACTAGTGGTAGTAATGTCAGCTTGTCAACATCTCAATCAAATCCTAATTTATCAAATGCAAGCACTACGGCAGTTACTCAGAGGAATGGTGGTGAAACGTGGGTTGAAGTTGGATACGCTAAGATGTATACACCAACAGCTGATGATGTTGGTCATGTCCTTAAATTCGAGTGTACTGTGGTAGATGCCGAAACGAAATTAACTGTGGGATCTCCCAGTACCTTTTCAACATCACGTGTCATTCCAGCACCGTCGCCCATTCCACGAAGGGTGATTCCTGTTGGAATGGATGCTTCCAGGAATTTAGATTTCGATGGGCGTATTTCATCGGCAGTGACATTTTCAGTGCTTTCATACAATATCCTATCTGATGCATATGCAACAAATGAAGCATACAACTATTGCCCTACTTGGGCTCTATCTTGGCCTTACCGCAGGCAAAATTTATTAAGAGAGATAGTTGGCTACCGTGCAGACATTATTTGTCTCCAAGAG GTTCAAAACGATCACTTTGAGGAATTCTTCGCACCAGAGCTGGACAAACATGGTTATCAAGCTGTGTTTAAAATGAAAACAGCAGAG GTTTTTGTTGGGGCCATGAAGACCATTGATGGATGTGCTACTTTTTTCCGTCGTGATAGATTCTCTCATGTCAAGAAATATGAG GTTGAGTTCAACAAAGCTGCACAGTCTTTAACTGAGGCATTGGTACCAAGTGCTCAGAAGAAAAATGCTTTAAACCGGTTGATCAAG GATAATGTTGCGCTCATCTTGGTTCTAGAAGCCAAGTATGGTAACCAGGGTATTGATAATGCCGGGAAACGCCAGCTTATTTGTGTG GCGAACACACATATAAACGTGCAGCAAGAGTTGAAAGATGTCAAGCTTTGGCAG GTTCATACGCTATTGAAAGGACTAGAAAAAATTGCTGTTAGTGCAGATATTCCAATGCTGATGTGTGGTGATTTCAATTCAGTTCCCGGAAG TGCCCCTCATGCCCTCCTTGCTATGGGGAAAGTTGATCCACATCATCCGGACTTAGCCATAGACCCCCTCGGAATTCTTCGTCCTGCTAGCAAATTGACGCATCAGCTGCCATTG GTAAGTGCTTACTCGTCGTTTGCAAGAGTTGGGGCCGGACTGGGTCTGGAGCAGCGAAAGAAAACGGATCCTGCTACTAATGAACCCCTTTTTACAAACTGCACTAGAGATTTTATTGGTACCCACGATTACATATTCTATACAG CTGACTCGTTAACGGTGGAGTCTTTGTTGGAGCTCTTGGATGAGAATAGCTTGCGGAAAGATACTgctcttccttctgcagaatgGTCTTCAGACCACATAGCACTGTTTGCTGAATTCCGTTGCAAGCCGAGGTCTAGACGCCCATAA
- the LOC130988784 gene encoding probable protein kinase At2g41970 — translation MLCCGGGEEEAAAPPPNQYTTPLKAANGYSATGGGDRGGEPRGGGRGGAPKKALPIELPALSLNELSRLTDNFGQKALIGEGSYGRVYYATLSEGRAAAIKKLDTSSSEADNEEFTGQLATVSRLRNEHFVSLLGYCVEGNNRILAYEYAGMGSLHDVLHGRKGVQGAEPGPLLTWNQRVKIAHGAAKGLEFLHEKCQPSIVHRDIRSSNVLLFDDFLAKIADFSLTNQCSDTAARLHSTRVLGTFGYHAPEYAMTGQITQKSDVYSFGVVLLELLTGRKPVDHTMPKGQQSLVTWATPRLSEDKVKQCIDPKLKDDYPPKAMAKMAAVAALCVQYEADFRPNMTIVVKALQPLLNAKPAGTADSNA, via the exons ATGTTGTGCTGTGGAGGTGGTGAAGAAGAAGCCGCCGCGCCTCCACCCAACCAATACACCACCCCGCTTAAGGCGGCTAACGGCTATTCTGCCACCGGTGGAG GAGATCGAGGAGGAGAGCCGAGGGGGGGTGGAAGAGGCGGAGCGCCTAAAAAGGCGTTGCCAATCGAGCTGCCGGCGTTGTCGCTGAATGAGCTAAGCAGACTGACCGACAACTTCGGGCAAAAAGCCCTGATCGGAGAGGGGTCGTACGGGCGGGTGTACTACGCGACGCTGAGCGAGGGGCGGGCGGCGGCCATCAAGAAGCTGGACACGAGCTCGTCGGAGGCGGACAACGAGGAGTTCACGGGGCAGCTAGCGACGGTGTCGAGGCTGAGAAACGAGCACTTCGTGTCGCTGCTGGGGTACTGCGTGGAAGGGAACAACAGGATTCTGGCATATGAATACGCGGGCATGGGGTCATTACACGACGTGCTGCACGGCCGGAAGGGGGTGCAGGGGGCGGAGCCGGGGCCGCTGCTGACGTGGAACCAGAGAGTTAAGATCGCGCACGGCGCCGCCAAAGGGCTTGAGTTTCTGCACGAGAAATGCCAGCCCTCCATTGTGCACCGTGATATTAGATCCAGCAACGTGCTTCTGTTCGACGACTTCCTTGCTAAGATCGCGGATTTCAGCTTGACCAACCAGTGTTCCGACACCGCCGCTCGCCTCCACTCCACTCGAGTTCTTGGAACCTTCGGTTACCATGCTCCCGA GTACGCCATGACGGGCCAAATAACCCAGAAGAGCGATGTTTATAGCTTTGGAGTCGTGCTGTTAGAACTCCTCACCGGGAGGAAGCCTGTAGACCACACTATGCCCAAAGGCCAACAAAGTTTGGTCACATGG GCAACTCCAAGGTTGAGTGAAGATAAAGTGAAACAATGCATAGATCCAAAGCTGAAAGATGACTATCCCCCAAAGGCCATGGCCAAGATGGCAGCAGTGGCAGCATTGTGCGTGCAATACGAAGCAGACTTCCGACCAAACATGACCATCGTCGTTAAGGCTTTGCAGCCACTTCTCAATGCTAAACCAGCTGGAACCGCAGATTCTAATGCATGA
- the LOC130990531 gene encoding NDR1/HIN1-like protein 10 has product MADGRRFKFDELFWWDTTSTKVVRENHVPKSPVGVVILVVQSDKSLDLSVEQKIFVSCTHVDSIPNQQQNYQYDAKSVRRATCLRRIFAFVIGLIVIFGTATFIVWLILRPQLPEFRVDSLSISNFTLGNDLLISFTSEIKLTAKNPNKKMKLGYDHIETAIYYQSYSLSETTVAPFYQGTKNETSLTVRFAAAGSFLEKVAVDEITGERGKNDNVNFNLRMLSRVRFEAKVWRTRRRFLKVFCGDLVLGLPTSGRSEVLTGGPRQCCFKVCCATVSISPECLSD; this is encoded by the exons ATGGCTGATGGCCGGAGGTTCAAGTTTGAT gaattattttggtgggaTACGACATCCACCAAAGTTGTTCGGGAAAATCATGTCCCGAAGAGTCCTGTTGGTGTTGTCATTCT CGTTGTTCAGTCGGACAAGTCGCTCGATCTCAGCGTTGAACAAAAGATCTTCGTTTCCTGCACTCATG tggactCCATCCCCAaccagcagcagaactaccaaTACGACGCCAAGTCCGTCCGCCGCGCCACCTGCCTCCGCCGCATCTTCGCTTTCGTGATCGGCCTCATCGTCATCTTCGGCACAGCCACCTTCATCGTCTGGCTCATCCTCCGCCCCCAGCTCCCCGAGTTTCGAGTCGACTCCTTGTCTATCTCCAATTTCACGCTCGGCAACGACTTGCTCATCTCCTTCACCTCCGAGATCAAGCTGACCGCCAAAAACCCTAACAAGAAGATGAAGCTCGGCTACGATCACATTGAGACCGCGATTTACTACCAATCATATTCCCTCTCCGAGACCACCGTCGCGCCCTTCTATCAAGGCACGAAGAATGAGACCTCTCTGACGGTGAGATTCGCTGCGGCGGGGAGTTTTCTGGAGAAGGTGGCGGTGGACGAGATTACTGGCGAGAGAGGGAAGAATGATAATGTGAATTTCAATTTGAGGATGCTTTCTAGGGTTAGGTTTGAGGCCAAGGTGTGGAGGACTCGAAGGAGGTTTCTGAAGGTGTTCTGTGGGGATCTAGTTCTTGGACTGCCGACTAGTGGGAGATCGGAGGTGTTAACCGGCGGACCGAGGCAGTGCTGC tttaaggtttgctgtgcaacCGTAAGCATTAGCCCTGAGTGTTTGTCTGATTGA